The Lepeophtheirus salmonis chromosome 1, UVic_Lsal_1.4, whole genome shotgun sequence genome has a segment encoding these proteins:
- the LOC121131888 gene encoding beta-galactoside alpha-2,6-sialyltransferase 1, with product MSILRYILFIFLLSYLFIICFTEWQRVSNAEDFKDIYSSRSTLQINNASSKLVVRHSEEELEEIRRIEAFEQQVVYNLRKNHMFHGKKILAGDFENRFKVNFKGQMGSRLEIRKSPLELLCDMKNKVKLHIFQQGDPFFRSKKLDQYFMYSPVLSNKTFNSCAIVTNSGSLINSGLGTFIDSHDIVIRFNGAPTSGYEKDVGSKTSLRVVNSQVLYKFENEFKNFNSLSPVIVWDPTNYNASVREWYSNPDMPFFDIFFAQRRMKPEEPLYLLHPGSLWSLWDWLQSQLKWPIVPNPTTSGFLGLAIAVQHCSIVRTFEYIPSLRYFNKCHYYGMKVWTQYGSGHPCTYGSWHPVSSEKLMTLALNIGKKKEIYSDGFVTIPGFPSLKC from the coding sequence ATGAGTATCctcagatatattttattcatttttcttttaagctatctctttattatttgttttactgAATGGCAAAGAGTCTCCAATGCAGAAGatttcaaagatatttacaGTTCACGATCCactcttcaaataaataatgcgTCAAGTAAACTTGTAGTGAGGCATTCTGAAGAAGAGCTTGAGGAAATAAGGCGGATCGAGGCTTTTGAACAGCAAGTTGTCTATAATTTACGTAAAAACCATATGTTCCATGGAAAGAAAATCCTTGCTGGAGACTTTGAGAATagatttaaagttaatttcaaaGGTCAAATGGGTTCAAGGCTAGAGATCCGTAAATCACCATTGGAGCTTCTCTgtgatatgaaaaataaagtgaaacttcatatttttcaacaagGTGATCCTTTTTTTAGATCTAAGAAATTAGATCAATACTTCATGTACAGTCCGGTTCTTAGTAACAAAACATTTAACAGCTGTGCCATTGTGACAAACTCTGGTTCTTTGATTAACTCTGGACTTGGAACCTTCATTGACAGTCATGACATAGTCATACGCTTTAATGGTGCTCCTACCTCTGGATATGAAAAAGACGTAGGTTCAAAAACCTCTCTTCGTGTCGTGAATAGCCAAGTTTTATACAAGTTTGAGAATGAATTTAAGAACTTTAATTCACTCTCTCCAGTGATCGTTTGGGATCcaactaattataatgctagTGTTCGAGAGTGGTACTCAAATCCAGATATGccatttttcgatattttttttgcacagcGACGGATGAAACCAGAAGAACCTTTGTATCTTTTACATCCAGGAAGTCTATGGTCCCTCTGGGACTGGCTCCAATCTCAATTGAAATGGCCGATTGTTCCAAATCCAACAACATCTGGCTTTTTGGGATTAGCTATTGCAGTTCAACATTGCAGCATTGTTAgaacttttgaatatattccaTCACTCCGCTATTTCAATAAATGTCATTATTATGGAATGAAGGTATGGACTCAGTATGGATCTGGTCATCCATGTACCTACGGTAGCTGGCATCCTGtttcttcagaaaaattaatgacaTTGGCTCTCAACatagggaaaaaaaaagaaatttactcCGATGGATTTGTAACAATTCCTGGATTTCCAAGTCTTAAATGTTAA